In Fusobacterium massiliense, a single window of DNA contains:
- a CDS encoding trans-sulfuration enzyme family protein: MEKQIGTICVHGQKDRRNIDNTGAISCPIYQSATFEHPAFGQSTGFDYSRLQNPTREELERVVCDLENGIDAVAFSTGMAAVTTLIEILSPGDHIVATDDLYGGTIRLLENISKKNGLSTTFIESDNIENVKNAINKNTKMIYIETPTNPMMKVTDLQEVAKIAKENNCILVVDNTFLTPYFQKPLDLGADVVVHSGTKYLAGHNDTLAGFLVTNSEELKEKIRYIYKTTGACLAPFDSWLVLRGIKTLHIRMEQHQKNATKIAEWLKTQKAVKNVYYTGLAEHPSIEISKKQSKGFGGMVSFHVDSPDRAKKILKDVKIIKFAESLGGIESLITYPMYQTHADVPMDERLSRGINECLLRLSVGIEDVEDLIKDLNQAIND, translated from the coding sequence ATGGAAAAACAAATTGGAACTATTTGTGTTCATGGACAAAAAGATAGAAGAAATATAGATAATACAGGAGCAATTAGCTGTCCTATATATCAATCAGCAACTTTTGAACATCCAGCATTTGGACAATCGACAGGTTTTGATTATTCAAGATTACAAAATCCGACAAGAGAAGAATTAGAAAGAGTAGTTTGTGACTTAGAAAATGGAATAGATGCTGTAGCATTTAGCACTGGAATGGCAGCTGTCACAACCTTAATAGAAATATTATCTCCAGGAGATCATATTGTTGCAACTGATGATTTATACGGGGGAACTATTAGATTATTGGAAAATATTTCTAAAAAAAATGGCCTTTCTACAACTTTTATTGAAAGTGATAACATTGAAAATGTAAAAAATGCCATCAATAAAAATACAAAAATGATATACATTGAAACTCCAACAAATCCAATGATGAAAGTTACAGATTTACAGGAAGTAGCTAAAATAGCAAAGGAAAATAACTGTATATTAGTTGTAGACAATACTTTTTTAACCCCTTATTTTCAAAAACCTCTTGACTTAGGTGCAGATGTAGTTGTTCATAGTGGGACAAAATATTTAGCTGGTCATAATGACACTTTAGCTGGATTTTTAGTTACAAACTCTGAAGAACTTAAAGAAAAAATAAGATATATTTATAAAACAACAGGAGCTTGTTTAGCACCATTTGATTCTTGGCTTGTATTAAGAGGTATAAAAACTTTACATATAAGAATGGAACAACATCAAAAAAATGCTACTAAAATAGCTGAATGGTTGAAAACTCAAAAAGCTGTTAAAAATGTTTACTATACAGGTTTGGCAGAACATCCATCAATAGAAATTTCTAAAAAACAAAGCAAGGGCTTTGGTGGAATGGTATCTTTTCATGTAGATAGTCCAGATAGAGCAAAAAAAATACTAAAAGATGTAAAAATAATAAAGTTTGCTGAAAGTTTAGGTGGAATTGAAAGTCTAATAACTTATCCTATGTATCAAACACATGCTGATGTTCCTATGGATGAAAGATTATCTAGAGGTATAAATGAATGCTTATTAAGATTATCTGTTGGAATAGAAGATGTTGAAGATTTAATAAAAGATTTAAACCAAGCTATAAATGATTAA
- a CDS encoding NAD(P)/FAD-dependent oxidoreductase translates to MKININNIIVSINKDQNKEIYMELEKNGINKNNIESLKYLKKSIDSRNKRDIKFIYTLEIDLKKDINIEKYKKLSIAQEEIYDKRLPLYPKREIAVVGTGPAGLFSALRLAEYGYIPIVFERGEEVDKRNKTTANFIKTGILNPNSNIQFGEGGAGTYSDGKLNTRIKSEYIEKVFKDLIDCGAQEEIFWNYKPHIGTDVLRTVVKNLREKIKSMGGKFYFNSLVEDIEVLNSELVGLKILDVNTNNSYTYPIDKAIFAIGHSSRDTYKMLYKRGVAIENKPFAIGVRIEHFREDIDKMQYGEAVKNPLLEAATYNMAFNNKKETRGTFSFCMCPGGEIVNATSEIGGSLVNGMSYSTRNGKFSNSAIVVGISEKDYGNQIFSGMHLQEEIEKRNYEIVGKYGAIYQNIIDFMKNKKTSFEIESSYKMELCSYNMNEFFPDYITRNLQTAFENWSKNNLFISRRVNLIGPETRTSAPVKILRDIKGESISIKGLFPIGEGAGYAGGIMSAAVDGIKIVDLSFTKKIS, encoded by the coding sequence ATGAAAATAAATATTAATAATATAATAGTTTCTATAAATAAAGATCAAAATAAAGAAATATATATGGAACTTGAAAAAAATGGAATAAATAAAAATAATATTGAAAGTTTGAAGTATCTAAAAAAATCTATAGATAGCAGAAATAAGAGAGATATAAAATTTATTTATACTTTAGAAATTGATTTAAAAAAAGATATAAATATTGAGAAATATAAAAAACTTTCTATTGCACAAGAAGAAATATACGATAAAAGGTTACCACTTTATCCAAAAAGAGAAATAGCAGTTGTAGGAACAGGACCAGCTGGACTTTTTTCTGCATTAAGACTTGCTGAATATGGATATATTCCCATTGTTTTTGAAAGAGGAGAAGAAGTAGATAAAAGAAACAAAACAACAGCCAATTTTATAAAAACTGGAATATTAAATCCTAATTCAAATATACAATTTGGAGAAGGTGGAGCAGGGACATATTCAGATGGTAAATTAAATACTAGAATAAAAAGTGAATATATAGAAAAAGTCTTTAAAGATTTAATCGATTGCGGTGCTCAAGAAGAAATTTTTTGGAATTATAAACCTCATATTGGAACTGATGTATTAAGAACTGTAGTAAAAAATTTGAGAGAAAAGATTAAGTCTATGGGTGGAAAATTTTATTTTAATTCTTTGGTAGAAGATATTGAAGTATTAAATTCAGAATTAGTAGGATTAAAAATTTTAGATGTAAATACTAATAATAGCTATACTTATCCAATAGATAAGGCCATTTTTGCAATAGGCCATTCTTCTAGAGATACTTATAAAATGTTATATAAAAGAGGAGTTGCAATAGAAAATAAGCCTTTTGCTATAGGAGTTAGAATAGAACATTTTAGAGAAGATATTGATAAAATGCAATATGGAGAAGCTGTGAAAAATCCTCTTTTAGAAGCTGCAACTTATAATATGGCTTTTAACAATAAAAAAGAAACTAGAGGAACTTTTTCATTTTGTATGTGTCCTGGTGGAGAAATAGTTAATGCCACTTCTGAAATTGGAGGCTCATTGGTAAATGGTATGAGCTATTCAACAAGAAATGGGAAATTTTCAAATTCTGCAATAGTAGTTGGAATCTCTGAAAAAGATTATGGAAATCAAATTTTTTCTGGAATGCATTTACAAGAAGAAATTGAAAAAAGAAATTATGAAATCGTTGGTAAATACGGAGCTATTTACCAAAATATTATAGATTTTATGAAAAATAAAAAGACTAGTTTTGAAATAGAAAGTAGTTATAAAATGGAACTATGTTCATATAATATGAATGAATTTTTTCCTGATTATATTACAAGAAATTTACAAACAGCTTTTGAAAATTGGAGTAAAAATAATTTATTTATTTCAAGAAGAGTTAATCTTATAGGTCCAGAAACTAGAACATCAGCTCCAGTAAAAATATTGAGAGATATAAAAGGAGAATCTATAAGTATAAAAGGACTTTTTCCAATAGGAGAAGGGGCAGGTTATGCTGGTGGAATAATGAGTGCTGCAGTTGATGGTATAAAAATTGTAGATTTATCTTTTACAAAAAAAATAAGTTGA
- a CDS encoding NAD(P)H-dependent glycerol-3-phosphate dehydrogenase codes for MTKIAVIGSGGWGIALAILLNTNGHKITIWSYDKKEVEELKEIRENKTKLPNIKIPEEIFITHNLEEAIKDKNIVILAVPSSAIRKISSNIKDLINDEQIILNVSKGLEEHTLNTMTDIIEEEIQKSNVKVAVLSGPSHAEEVGRGIPTTCVVSSHDKKTVEYLQNIFMNQNFRVYTSQDTRGIEIGGALKNVIALAAGIADGLGYGDNTKAALITRGIKEISILGVAMGGDLSTFYGLTGLGDLIVTCASLHSRNRKAGILLGKGYKLEDAIKEVNMVVEGVYSAKAAYEAAKKYNVEMPIIEQIYEVLFENKNAKEAVNELMLRDKKIEMNLWK; via the coding sequence ATGACAAAAATTGCAGTTATTGGTTCAGGTGGATGGGGAATAGCTTTAGCTATTTTATTAAATACTAACGGACATAAAATTACTATTTGGTCTTATGATAAAAAAGAAGTAGAAGAATTGAAAGAAATTAGAGAAAATAAGACTAAATTACCTAATATAAAGATACCAGAAGAAATTTTTATAACACATAATTTAGAAGAGGCTATTAAAGATAAAAATATAGTTATTCTAGCTGTTCCATCATCTGCTATAAGAAAAATATCAAGTAATATAAAAGATTTAATTAATGATGAGCAAATTATATTAAATGTATCTAAAGGATTAGAAGAACATACTTTAAATACTATGACTGATATCATAGAAGAAGAAATACAAAAATCCAATGTTAAAGTAGCAGTTTTATCAGGACCAAGTCATGCTGAAGAAGTTGGAAGAGGGATACCTACGACATGTGTTGTATCTTCACATGATAAAAAAACAGTAGAATATTTACAGAATATTTTTATGAATCAAAATTTTAGAGTTTATACAAGCCAAGATACGAGGGGAATAGAAATAGGTGGAGCATTAAAAAATGTTATAGCTTTAGCTGCAGGAATAGCAGATGGACTGGGATATGGTGACAACACAAAAGCAGCCTTAATAACAAGAGGAATAAAAGAAATTTCTATCCTAGGAGTTGCTATGGGAGGAGATTTGTCAACTTTTTATGGATTAACAGGTCTAGGGGATTTAATCGTAACTTGTGCTAGTTTACATAGTCGTAATAGAAAAGCTGGAATTTTATTAGGAAAAGGCTACAAATTGGAAGATGCAATAAAAGAAGTTAATATGGTTGTTGAAGGTGTTTATAGTGCTAAAGCGGCATATGAAGCTGCTAAGAAGTATAATGTAGAAATGCCTATCATTGAACAAATTTATGAGGTTCTTTTTGAAAATAAAAATGCAAAAGAAGCTGTAAATGAACTTATGTTAAGAGATAAAAAAATAGAAATGAATCTTTGGAAGTAG
- a CDS encoding tRNA1(Val) (adenine(37)-N6)-methyltransferase produces the protein MLREDEILEDLDGKKIIQKKDGFKFGIDTVVLFKLAEKSINKSNSKILDIGTGNGVLPLFLSENKYLNEIIGIDIQGENIERAKKNLKINNIEKNITFEYLDVKEYKKGNYFDYVISNPPYMELNGKKINDNLHRAISRHEIQLNLDEFISLAKKFLKPIGTLFFVHRTHRLVEIIKKLDEYNFSIKKIVFIYPEKSISSIMFVEAVKGKKVKLEVENYYISEENS, from the coding sequence ATGCTAAGAGAAGATGAGATTTTAGAAGATTTAGATGGGAAAAAAATTATTCAAAAAAAAGATGGTTTTAAATTTGGAATAGATACGGTAGTATTATTTAAGTTAGCTGAGAAATCTATTAATAAAAGTAATTCAAAAATATTAGATATTGGAACAGGGAATGGAGTATTACCTCTGTTTTTATCTGAAAATAAATATTTGAATGAAATAATTGGAATTGATATTCAAGGAGAAAATATAGAGAGAGCTAAGAAAAATTTAAAAATAAATAATATAGAAAAAAATATAACTTTTGAATATTTAGATGTAAAAGAATACAAAAAAGGAAATTATTTTGACTATGTAATATCCAATCCACCTTATATGGAATTAAATGGGAAAAAAATAAACGATAATTTACACAGAGCAATTTCAAGACACGAAATTCAACTAAACTTAGATGAATTTATATCTTTGGCAAAAAAATTTTTAAAGCCAATTGGGACATTGTTTTTTGTTCATAGAACACATAGACTCGTTGAAATTATAAAAAAGTTAGATGAATATAATTTTTCAATAAAAAAGATAGTATTCATTTATCCTGAAAAAAGTATATCATCTATTATGTTTGTTGAAGCTGTAAAAGGAAAAAAAGTAAAATTGGAAGTAGAGAATTACTATATATCGGAGGAAAACTCATGA
- a CDS encoding PSP1 domain-containing protein produces MENIIEENLTEKEVIISTDPERLHKVLVVTFEITKKRYYFEVLGEEKYKKNDKVIVETIRGKEIGIASSNPIMMKEKDLVLPLKPVLKLASDKEVETYIEQKLEAEEAFKICKEKISKHQLEMKLITSEYTFDKSKLIFYFTANGRIDFRELVKDLALIFRTRIELRQIGVRDEARILGNIGPCGKELCCKTFINRFDSVSVKMARDQGLVINPTKISGVCGRLLCCINYEYAQYEEALKDFPAVNQSVGTQMGEGKVVSISPLNGFLYIDVQDKGISRFNIEDIKFNRKEASILKNMKSKEEIENRILEKE; encoded by the coding sequence ATGGAAAATATTATAGAAGAGAATTTAACAGAAAAAGAAGTAATTATAAGTACGGATCCTGAGAGATTACATAAAGTTCTTGTAGTAACCTTTGAAATCACAAAAAAGAGATATTATTTTGAGGTATTAGGAGAAGAAAAATATAAAAAAAATGATAAGGTTATTGTTGAAACTATAAGAGGTAAAGAAATAGGTATAGCTTCAAGTAATCCGATTATGATGAAGGAAAAAGATTTAGTCTTACCTTTAAAACCAGTTTTAAAGCTTGCAAGTGATAAAGAAGTTGAAACTTATATAGAACAAAAATTAGAAGCTGAGGAAGCTTTTAAGATTTGTAAAGAAAAAATATCAAAACATCAACTTGAAATGAAATTGATAACAAGTGAATATACTTTTGATAAATCAAAGTTGATTTTCTATTTTACTGCTAATGGAAGAATAGATTTTAGAGAACTTGTAAAGGATTTAGCCCTAATTTTTAGAACAAGAATAGAATTAAGACAAATAGGTGTTAGAGATGAAGCTAGAATATTAGGAAATATAGGACCTTGTGGTAAAGAGCTTTGTTGTAAAACTTTTATAAATAGATTTGATTCTGTATCTGTAAAAATGGCTAGAGATCAAGGGCTAGTTATAAATCCTACAAAAATATCAGGAGTTTGTGGAAGACTTCTATGTTGTATAAATTATGAATATGCTCAATATGAAGAAGCATTAAAAGACTTTCCGGCTGTAAATCAAAGTGTTGGAACTCAGATGGGAGAAGGGAAAGTAGTTAGTATTAGTCCTCTTAATGGTTTTCTTTATATAGATGTACAAGATAAGGGAATTTCAAGGTTTAATATAGAAGATATCAAATTTAATAGAAAAGAAGCTAGTATTTTAAAAAATATGAAATCAAAAGAAGAAATTGAAAATAGAATTTTAGAGAAAGAATAA
- a CDS encoding JAB domain-containing protein, producing the protein MDENINLGHRNRIRQKFLENGIKTFLDYEILELLLTYSIPRKDTKVIAKELIKKYKTVNAVLKADYNDIKSLNIKGLGENSITFLKLIGDVSTVLYEQSIKEKPVEYSSEEKILNKDMLLKYLRSKIAFGNIEKFYVIYLSSSNEVIKFEENSSGTLDRSSVYPREIYKNVIKLNAKSIILAHNHPSGNINPSKSDIDLTNEIAKGLKNFGAILIEHIIITKNSYFSFLEEGLI; encoded by the coding sequence ATGGATGAGAATATTAACTTGGGACATAGAAATAGAATAAGACAAAAATTTTTAGAAAATGGAATAAAAACATTTTTGGACTATGAAATTTTAGAATTATTATTGACATATAGTATACCTAGAAAAGATACAAAAGTTATTGCAAAAGAGCTAATAAAAAAATATAAAACTGTTAATGCAGTTTTAAAAGCAGACTACAATGATATAAAAAGTTTGAATATTAAGGGATTAGGAGAAAATTCAATAACTTTTTTAAAATTAATAGGAGATGTTTCAACTGTTTTATATGAACAAAGTATAAAAGAAAAACCGGTTGAATACTCATCAGAAGAAAAAATTTTAAATAAAGATATGTTATTAAAATATTTAAGAAGTAAAATAGCTTTTGGAAATATAGAAAAATTTTATGTAATTTATCTATCGAGCTCTAATGAAGTAATAAAATTTGAGGAAAATTCATCAGGAACTTTAGATAGAAGTTCTGTTTATCCTAGAGAGATATATAAAAATGTGATAAAATTAAATGCTAAGTCAATAATTTTAGCTCATAATCATCCATCAGGTAATATCAATCCCTCAAAATCTGATATAGATTTAACTAATGAGATTGCAAAGGGATTAAAAAATTTTGGTGCAATATTAATAGAGCATATTATTATAACAAAAAATTCTTATTTTAGTTTTTTAGAAGAAGGATTAATATAG
- the cobT gene encoding nicotinate-nucleotide--dimethylbenzimidazole phosphoribosyltransferase — MKIELKTKKDLFDLTNSIEKVNLENIKKAQNELNRKMKPAGSLGILEEICKKIAGIYGYPLKKVEKKCHIVAAADNGVIEEGVSSCPIEYTAIVSEAMLNKIAAIGIFTNQLNIEFNLIDVGIKNDIKGTYPNFFNKKIRRGTNNFYKEKAMSEEECLQAIFIGIDIIYKKAKEFDIFSNGEMGIANTTTSSALLYSILKENIDEVVGLGGGLSQEGLNKKKKVIKEACEKYNTFDMDIVDMISSVGGLDIACMVGMYIGCALNKKLMLVDGFISSVAALLACKINPLIQDYLLFTHKSEEPGVNLILNHLNEKVFLNMNMRLGEGTGAVFAYPMIECAIEMINTMKSPEEVYKLFN, encoded by the coding sequence ATGAAAATAGAACTTAAAACAAAAAAAGATTTATTTGATTTAACTAATAGTATAGAAAAGGTAAATTTAGAAAATATAAAGAAAGCTCAAAATGAATTAAATAGAAAAATGAAACCAGCAGGAAGTTTGGGAATATTGGAAGAAATATGTAAAAAAATAGCTGGAATATATGGGTATCCATTAAAAAAAGTAGAAAAAAAATGCCATATTGTTGCAGCAGCTGACAATGGAGTTATAGAGGAAGGAGTTTCTTCATGTCCTATAGAGTATACAGCTATTGTTTCAGAAGCTATGCTTAATAAAATTGCAGCAATAGGAATATTTACAAATCAATTAAATATAGAATTTAATTTAATCGATGTAGGAATAAAAAATGATATAAAAGGAACTTACCCTAATTTTTTTAATAAGAAAATAAGAAGAGGAACTAATAATTTTTATAAAGAAAAAGCTATGTCTGAAGAAGAATGTTTACAAGCAATTTTTATAGGAATAGACATTATTTATAAAAAAGCAAAAGAATTCGATATTTTTTCAAATGGAGAAATGGGAATAGCTAATACTACTACAAGTTCAGCTCTTTTATATTCAATATTAAAAGAAAATATAGATGAAGTTGTAGGACTTGGTGGTGGACTTAGTCAAGAAGGATTAAATAAAAAGAAAAAAGTTATTAAAGAAGCCTGTGAAAAATATAATACTTTCGATATGGATATTGTAGATATGATTTCATCAGTTGGAGGTCTAGATATAGCTTGTATGGTAGGAATGTATATAGGTTGTGCATTAAATAAAAAATTAATGTTAGTTGATGGTTTTATATCATCTGTTGCAGCTTTACTTGCTTGTAAAATAAATCCATTAATACAAGATTACTTGTTATTTACTCACAAAAGTGAAGAACCGGGTGTAAATTTAATTTTAAATCATCTTAATGAAAAAGTATTTTTAAATATGAATATGAGATTAGGAGAAGGAACAGGAGCAGTATTTGCTTATCCTATGATAGAATGTGCTATAGAAATGATTAATACAATGAAATCTCCTGAAGAGGTGTATAAGTTATTTAATTAA
- a CDS encoding histidine phosphatase family protein, translating to MGKLILVRHGQTELNYNKVFFGKLNPSLNELGIEQANMAKKKLLNISYDNIYSSPLKRAKETAEICNHLKKDIIFDKDIEELNFGIFEGLTYEEILAKYPEEAKLMEKDWKNFNYKTGESPFQMYERVISFLKRLDFSKDNLVVAHWGIINSILAYLIAGNMDVYWKFDIKNGSVVVLEGNLDFCYLTRLD from the coding sequence ATGGGGAAATTAATATTGGTAAGACATGGTCAAACTGAATTGAATTATAATAAAGTTTTTTTTGGTAAATTAAACCCATCTTTAAATGAACTAGGAATAGAACAAGCAAATATGGCTAAGAAAAAACTTTTAAATATTTCTTACGATAATATTTATTCAAGTCCGTTAAAAAGAGCAAAAGAAACTGCTGAAATCTGTAATCATTTAAAAAAAGATATAATTTTTGATAAGGATATAGAGGAGCTTAATTTTGGAATTTTTGAAGGACTAACATATGAAGAAATTTTAGCAAAATATCCGGAAGAAGCTAAACTTATGGAAAAAGATTGGAAAAATTTTAATTATAAAACAGGAGAAAGTCCTTTTCAAATGTATGAAAGGGTAATTTCATTTTTAAAAAGATTAGATTTTTCAAAAGATAATTTGGTTGTTGCTCATTGGGGAATCATAAACTCAATATTAGCTTATTTAATAGCTGGGAATATGGATGTTTATTGGAAATTTGATATAAAAAATGGTTCAGTTGTAGTGCTTGAAGGTAATTTAGATTTTTGTTATCTTACAAGATTAGATTAA
- the cobS gene encoding adenosylcobinamide-GDP ribazoletransferase, translating to MKGFLLLLSFMTRLPMPNLKYEEEKLGKSMKFFPLVGIIIGFILLVFTLGISYLSKNLTVSVLPLTVIVIILVDIVITGGLHLDGLADTFDGIFSYRSKQKMLEIMKDSRIGSNGVLALILYFLIKFVLLFSIASEYGGEYLMFAVLTYPVASRLCSVVSCASAPYARATGMGKMFADNTKLFDVIIAFILTVAYIFVSLIDKKIMLINFIIILILIFISYGFSKLIERKIGGITGDTLGALVELTSLLYLFLILYLPSFFLY from the coding sequence ATGAAAGGCTTTTTATTACTTTTGTCATTTATGACAAGATTACCTATGCCTAATTTAAAATATGAGGAAGAAAAATTAGGAAAATCAATGAAATTTTTTCCATTAGTAGGAATAATAATAGGATTTATATTATTAGTTTTTACATTGGGAATTTCATATTTATCAAAAAATTTAACAGTATCGGTATTACCATTAACAGTTATTGTAATAATATTAGTTGATATTGTAATAACTGGGGGCTTACATCTTGATGGATTAGCAGATACTTTTGATGGGATTTTTAGTTACAGAAGTAAACAAAAAATGCTAGAAATAATGAAAGATTCTAGAATAGGAAGTAATGGAGTTTTAGCACTTATTCTTTATTTTTTAATAAAATTTGTGTTATTATTTTCAATTGCAAGTGAATATGGTGGAGAATACTTAATGTTTGCTGTATTAACTTATCCAGTTGCATCTAGACTATGTAGCGTTGTTAGTTGTGCCTCTGCACCTTATGCAAGAGCAACAGGAATGGGGAAAATGTTTGCTGATAATACAAAGTTATTTGATGTTATTATTGCTTTTATTTTAACAGTGGCTTATATTTTTGTCTCTTTGATTGATAAAAAAATTATGCTAATAAATTTTATTATAATTTTAATATTAATTTTTATATCTTATGGTTTTTCAAAATTAATTGAAAGAAAAATTGGAGGAATAACTGGAGATACTTTAGGAGCTTTAGTTGAACTTACATCTCTTTTATATTTATTTTTAATATTGTATCTTCCTTCTTTTTTCCTTTATTAA